A window of the Dyadobacter pollutisoli genome harbors these coding sequences:
- a CDS encoding T9SS type A sorting domain-containing protein produces the protein MKRLYCILAFFMPFIANAQCPTSDHILTSQAEVADFPLTFAGCVNHPASLIIDGPDIVDLSPLSGIETIGGSLSVTNNILLPLLTGLDNVTSVGGSLYIGSNPLLTNLTGLGSLATVTDSLGITDNAALVSLAGLENIVSISHLNLVENPKLADLQELANITTIDNIFIHDNALLVSLNGLQNLVTINGNLKITKNKKLLSLAPFSNITTVGGNLIIRNNNKLPALTGLDNITTVVKNVDIAGNNNLVDLLALHISSVGGSLSIVNNDLLTDLSGLENITTVPGYLEVSSNFALLNLAGLEGITSVGGSVFIDFNDNIASLTGLDNLETIGEELYLDFNDNLLSLAGLEKLESVGDYVTIAEHDNLLSISALSNLTSVGRGLNIFFNTVLPTLDGLQGVTSYGNEVIISFNEALVDLEGLNSVTSIGELGLLISANFSLADITALSALTSIDGDLQVTFNPFLTSLAGLDNLEAIGPEGYLAVAVNPSLVNLDGLNKITTVAGLFIEENDVLENLNGLASLTSVTDTVSISFNVLLPDLDGLSSLGTIGGGLTMVGNDLLVSLAGMSGLSSIGGMLTIVDNLELETCAISPVCTIVNNASPDMVEISGNKTGCETREEVVLACAALPVTLVNFSAVQEGQGTLLSWSTSSESKSSHFEIQHSANAGSDWKTAGKVTSHGESSTLVSYHFTHAFPVNGDNLYRLKIVDADGSYAYSKLRNVTFTDLADFEIYPNPVTSRLSLRVKDVSALRKVEVLNASGSSVFLQESSTYFTNTPLYTIEATGLPAGLYLLRATDKHGKVETRKFVRK, from the coding sequence GTGAAAAGACTTTACTGCATTTTGGCATTCTTCATGCCGTTTATCGCCAATGCGCAATGCCCAACCTCAGACCATATTTTAACCAGCCAGGCAGAAGTGGCCGACTTTCCGTTGACATTTGCAGGATGCGTTAATCATCCGGCCAGTTTGATCATTGATGGTCCGGATATAGTCGACCTGAGCCCGCTTAGCGGCATTGAAACCATTGGCGGAAGCCTTTCGGTGACAAATAATATACTATTGCCTCTATTGACCGGACTTGACAATGTCACCTCTGTTGGGGGCAGTCTTTACATTGGCAGCAACCCATTACTAACCAATTTGACGGGACTAGGAAGCCTGGCAACCGTTACCGACTCGCTGGGAATAACCGATAACGCAGCCCTGGTGTCGCTGGCAGGATTGGAAAATATTGTCAGCATCAGCCATCTCAATCTGGTCGAAAATCCGAAACTCGCTGATTTACAGGAGCTGGCGAACATTACTACGATCGACAATATATTTATTCATGACAATGCGCTTCTGGTCAGTTTGAATGGCCTGCAAAATCTGGTGACGATAAACGGGAACCTCAAAATTACGAAGAACAAAAAGCTGCTGAGTCTGGCACCATTTTCTAACATCACAACGGTAGGAGGGAACCTTATCATCCGAAACAACAACAAGCTTCCTGCGCTGACCGGCCTGGATAATATCACAACCGTTGTAAAAAATGTGGACATTGCCGGCAATAATAATTTGGTTGACCTTTTGGCACTGCACATTAGTAGCGTGGGCGGGTCGCTAAGTATCGTCAATAACGACTTATTGACGGATTTATCGGGATTAGAAAACATTACAACAGTACCGGGGTATCTTGAAGTGTCGTCCAATTTTGCACTTTTGAACCTTGCAGGCCTGGAAGGCATCACCTCTGTGGGAGGATCAGTGTTTATCGATTTTAATGATAACATTGCTTCGCTCACCGGACTCGATAATCTGGAAACGATAGGTGAAGAGCTCTATCTTGACTTCAATGATAACCTGCTAAGTCTGGCTGGATTGGAGAAACTGGAATCCGTCGGTGACTATGTCACCATTGCCGAACATGATAATTTGCTGAGCATATCGGCGTTGAGCAACCTGACGTCTGTTGGACGGGGACTTAACATTTTTTTCAACACCGTGCTTCCCACGCTCGACGGCCTTCAAGGCGTGACTTCCTATGGTAATGAAGTGATTATTTCCTTCAATGAGGCACTGGTAGACCTGGAAGGCTTGAATTCGGTGACTTCTATCGGGGAACTGGGGTTATTGATTTCAGCGAACTTCTCACTGGCGGATATTACTGCCTTGTCTGCACTGACCAGTATTGACGGAGACCTTCAAGTCACTTTTAATCCATTTCTGACCAGTTTGGCCGGGTTGGATAACCTCGAAGCGATCGGACCGGAAGGATACCTGGCTGTTGCTGTAAACCCGTCATTGGTCAATCTGGATGGGTTGAATAAAATTACGACGGTTGCGGGTCTTTTTATCGAGGAGAATGATGTACTGGAAAACCTGAACGGTCTCGCAAGCCTCACTTCGGTGACCGACACCGTGTCGATCAGCTTTAACGTGCTTCTCCCGGATTTGGACGGATTGAGTAGTTTGGGCACGATAGGTGGCGGTCTCACGATGGTGGGCAATGACTTACTTGTTTCACTGGCAGGAATGAGTGGCCTCAGCTCCATTGGCGGCATGCTGACGATCGTGGACAATCTGGAACTGGAAACATGCGCGATCAGCCCGGTATGTACCATTGTAAATAACGCAAGCCCTGATATGGTCGAAATTTCGGGTAATAAAACAGGCTGCGAAACGCGGGAGGAAGTAGTGCTGGCTTGTGCGGCACTGCCGGTGACGCTGGTCAATTTTTCGGCTGTTCAAGAAGGGCAGGGGACATTGCTTTCATGGTCAACGAGCAGTGAATCAAAGAGTTCGCATTTTGAAATTCAACACAGCGCCAATGCAGGATCTGATTGGAAGACAGCGGGGAAGGTCACGTCACACGGCGAAAGCAGTACGCTTGTCAGCTATCATTTCACACATGCATTTCCAGTGAATGGCGACAACTTGTACCGCCTCAAAATAGTGGACGCAGACGGAAGTTACGCTTACAGCAAGTTGCGGAATGTAACGTTCACGGATCTGGCCGATTTTGAGATCTACCCCAACCCGGTAACCAGCCGATTGTCTTTGAGGGTAAAAGACGTTTCAGCTTTGCGAAAAGTAGAGGTTTTGAACGCTTCCGGCAGCTCGGTATTCTTACAGGAGTCATCGACTTATTTTACGAACACGCCCTTGTATACGATAGAAGCCACCGGACTCCCCGCTGGCCTGTACTTGTTGCGTGCTACTGATAAGCATGGAAAAGTGGAGACCAGAAAGTTTGTCAGAAAATAA
- a CDS encoding T9SS type A sorting domain-containing protein → MERNSSTPVVLSAFVAQKSGRETILKWTTTFETNSSHFELQHSTDEREWVALRKIYTTGESSSTRNYTFTDQYPALGENFYRLKIVYKDESFHYSRMLAVHFEIGMETVIYPNPTLEKVRIKVKDWGMIKNIEIFTPSGELMGNMQNLTAIEPLIKEFHFGEQPAGTYMIKTTRYDGEVTIMKVLKK, encoded by the coding sequence ATGGAAAGAAACAGCAGCACACCAGTCGTACTCAGCGCTTTTGTGGCCCAGAAGAGCGGACGTGAAACCATATTGAAGTGGACCACCACTTTTGAGACCAATAGCAGCCATTTCGAACTTCAGCACAGCACGGATGAAAGAGAATGGGTGGCCTTGCGGAAGATATATACCACAGGAGAAAGCAGCTCAACAAGGAATTATACATTTACAGATCAGTATCCCGCACTGGGAGAAAATTTCTACCGCCTCAAAATTGTATACAAAGACGAGTCCTTCCATTATAGCAGAATGCTCGCCGTTCATTTTGAGATTGGAATGGAAACGGTCATTTATCCAAATCCCACCCTTGAAAAAGTACGGATCAAAGTCAAAGACTGGGGAATGATTAAAAATATAGAGATTTTCACTCCATCAGGCGAATTGATGGGCAACATGCAGAACCTGACTGCCATCGAACCGCTCATCAAGGAATTCCACTTTGGTGAGCAGCCCGCCGGAACTTACATGATCAAAACAACGCGGTATGACGGTGAAGTAACAATTATGAAGGTGCTTAAAAAGTAA
- a CDS encoding decaprenyl-phosphate phosphoribosyltransferase gives MIASVLREIRIHQWIKNLLIFAPLIFSRKLFDQTAFVNASLAFLAYCLAASAIYVINDLKDIDSDRLHPVKKHRPLASGQLSRPIGIALVLICVALCCTLLVVLNDGILMMILLAYCVINVLYSLYFKNISIIDCFFIALGFELRIIAGCKAINVLPSDFILVVTFFLALMLGFVKRKGELKVLSQDAENHRKVLSDYSIGMMDKFIYSCSTMTLISYMFYTIDKNVVGLVGHDYLKYSLIFVVYGLFRFVQLADIDKFQGEGDPTTLIYKDKPVQLTLALYLVFVLFCFYGHWN, from the coding sequence ATGATTGCGTCAGTGCTCCGTGAGATCCGGATTCATCAATGGATTAAAAACCTGCTTATTTTTGCCCCGTTAATTTTTTCCCGCAAACTGTTCGATCAAACAGCGTTTGTAAATGCATCGCTTGCCTTCCTTGCCTACTGCCTGGCGGCGTCGGCCATTTATGTGATCAACGACCTGAAAGACATTGATTCTGACCGGCTTCACCCGGTCAAAAAACATCGCCCGCTGGCATCCGGGCAGCTGTCCCGCCCGATAGGAATAGCGCTGGTATTGATTTGCGTGGCATTATGCTGTACCCTGCTCGTCGTGCTGAATGATGGTATCCTGATGATGATATTGCTGGCATATTGCGTCATCAATGTGCTGTATTCGCTCTATTTCAAAAACATCAGCATCATCGACTGCTTCTTCATTGCATTAGGTTTTGAGCTTCGCATCATTGCCGGTTGCAAGGCTATTAATGTACTTCCTTCGGATTTTATTCTGGTAGTAACCTTTTTTCTTGCGCTGATGCTGGGCTTTGTAAAAAGAAAAGGCGAGTTGAAAGTATTGTCCCAGGACGCAGAAAATCACCGGAAAGTGCTGTCCGACTATTCGATCGGCATGATGGACAAATTCATTTATTCATGCTCGACGATGACATTGATCAGCTACATGTTCTATACCATTGATAAAAATGTCGTCGGCCTGGTGGGACATGATTACCTGAAATACTCGCTGATCTTCGTAGTCTACGGCTTGTTCCGCTTTGTGCAGCTTGCGGATATCGACAAATTTCAGGGCGAAGGTGACCCTACCACATTGATATACAAGGACAAACCAGTACAACTAACACTGGCACTGTACCTGGTATTCGTATTATTCTGCTTTTACGGACATTGGAATTAA
- a CDS encoding M4 family metallopeptidase: MIFCIAFFNGLHLKAQFYKTKHYIPNATSDHQVDLGILYNPQPYLITNTPTTYHGNQNVYAIAYLPFIETEYNPAKPVQLFGSYYTTGIALASPRDPAKALYAPVHVVNNIPKSDLFYPFASTIPSNANLVNFKGPFNKLKHLNEPSAGFVNPVPSEYGITALETAQKFTKFSHEVLTDQNGVGWNGFDKDGLVPISIVVNTSVDVSYYKPSKAVIMLHKNGLGNMSVTREVIGHEITHGMIFHSGNYNQNLATESRRQLNEGFANVLGLAFSDWLESPNFESPHWNMYWETANATPFPFDDPKSIGFPNTYKGDLYKENWQLAGYDEHDNGSVLHYVVAMLNQGRAGHVDDKDSNPAYTVLPLIPGNKAETYKLVLRVFLKAFTEKLTEKAEYPDLRMASLAAIEDLGYPEGSHAYTQLKNAWDAVGVGPTIYNKTCVEAFGETLLNGSTGFVAQQGTKSPDPTSGRVVELVECNQSNPIQTFLGPKPTDYVRDWDKDNIYSEDNNVFKSQVAVSIHKFSQVARDWFKTKLGLNGMTGDGGFVLSNELSDFNEEKAQRTHITEGANRTARFVYPYKMLSACRDEIAFNYCSGVNFYAKFEQVKVMQPSTDWYVIHAGLLDIFTLAIKKDFEKKLQNPGADNIRTLYEDMSDPALLINFENPLADGRPVVYHGQNWNAVSPWKNASILKKFFDLLVQGTDDDGYKNGEPDSPTYFVFKVEQDLIVKVLWAAFKDSPVDCSLYEFRDATLKALHGMGMQYDGKSKEHIAFYDAWAAVLGLPDYASTLKYEPVAGSMAYPWTVKVGAEVEYPLYESQRLFEVSKSPKFNPNEFPVHQFVSNAAPDLATSMVYGLVNLEPGQTYYIHSRLSNAGDPRDGCAVTPDPAFCESLKAKKKWAYPYEFITDKVAMVSNVTPLEGEQIPAWDSPLSWVGVPGARGGALNITDNALTMSSHIFPIESFYDADQTAAVIQASVALSKEKKYTHSIAPYQKLGSEWAVHVLPNGSLLSFTDAEIEAFPYLYGPWTPEVMFETDLPKIVPGAVPANGEHISLLAPPFTLTADKIDRADEYQFEYKEPYHKQAAMPEPAFGFLISNVPAITDLQEIKWAFTPVRKADTLFIPQDEMGATEWRSFVADMSLVPKPVITSNICFNIGDGVTIKWEKVEFATHYHYVLKEHGTGIIIAEATTDQLTTPTIANASNYPAPGKYVFEVSAGYKNSNGQFFFGPKASLAYGVRPPAPTAMVPDANNNVPLGPDNAITFKWQPGADPNLTGNHTFRLFKEVGNGVEGIDGFAPATILGNQITVPGLEFNTNYIWEINNLSTKSSCPSVFNGANFRTEDDPEEFDLGFTVMVEDHKTSTGTDIVGTSLTYKVKVTRPDGTVDFLATDRYSNADSWLQVGFTPGEPILFNGDPNGQLTDQTGDYIIELEILTVCDNCSEPAGKPEITIIGKEYKKKVSESDWTLNEEFFPIPQVQTFPGRVVGTKKTLVFHYELP, encoded by the coding sequence ATGATCTTTTGTATTGCTTTCTTTAACGGGCTTCACCTGAAAGCCCAGTTTTATAAGACCAAGCATTATATTCCGAATGCCACGTCTGATCACCAGGTTGACTTAGGAATTCTATACAATCCCCAACCTTATCTGATCACCAATACGCCGACGACTTACCATGGGAATCAGAACGTATACGCCATTGCGTATCTCCCTTTTATTGAAACGGAATACAATCCTGCAAAACCGGTTCAGTTATTTGGCTCTTATTACACAACTGGGATTGCGCTTGCATCTCCAAGGGATCCTGCGAAGGCGCTTTATGCTCCGGTCCATGTGGTAAACAACATTCCTAAAAGTGATCTGTTTTACCCGTTTGCGTCGACGATTCCATCCAATGCCAACCTTGTCAATTTCAAAGGTCCATTTAACAAGCTAAAACATTTGAATGAGCCCTCAGCTGGCTTTGTCAATCCTGTTCCAAGTGAGTATGGTATTACTGCGTTGGAGACCGCCCAGAAATTCACAAAGTTTTCACATGAGGTTTTGACAGATCAAAATGGGGTTGGATGGAATGGATTTGATAAAGATGGGCTGGTTCCTATTAGCATCGTAGTTAATACTTCTGTTGATGTAAGCTACTATAAACCATCGAAAGCAGTAATAATGTTGCATAAGAACGGATTAGGCAATATGAGTGTCACCCGGGAGGTAATTGGCCATGAGATTACACATGGTATGATTTTTCATAGCGGCAATTACAATCAGAATCTTGCCACTGAATCCAGAAGACAATTAAACGAAGGATTTGCGAATGTGCTCGGTCTCGCATTTAGCGACTGGCTTGAATCGCCCAACTTTGAAAGCCCTCATTGGAATATGTATTGGGAGACCGCTAATGCTACTCCATTCCCGTTTGATGATCCCAAAAGTATCGGATTCCCTAATACTTATAAAGGAGATCTTTATAAGGAGAATTGGCAGCTGGCCGGCTATGATGAACATGACAACGGGTCGGTATTACATTATGTAGTGGCGATGCTTAACCAGGGCCGCGCAGGGCACGTCGATGACAAAGATTCGAACCCAGCTTATACGGTTTTACCCCTCATTCCTGGTAACAAAGCAGAGACTTACAAGCTCGTACTCCGGGTTTTTTTGAAAGCGTTTACTGAAAAATTAACGGAAAAAGCGGAATACCCGGATCTCAGGATGGCATCGTTAGCCGCAATCGAGGATCTGGGATACCCCGAGGGATCACACGCATACACTCAGTTAAAGAACGCGTGGGATGCTGTTGGCGTCGGTCCTACGATTTACAATAAAACTTGCGTGGAGGCTTTCGGTGAAACTCTTTTGAATGGATCTACAGGTTTTGTCGCACAACAGGGAACCAAGTCGCCCGACCCTACCAGCGGAAGAGTAGTTGAGTTAGTTGAATGTAATCAGTCTAATCCGATCCAGACTTTCCTGGGGCCGAAACCGACCGATTATGTTCGCGACTGGGACAAGGATAATATTTATTCAGAGGATAATAATGTCTTTAAATCACAGGTTGCTGTCAGCATCCACAAATTTAGTCAAGTAGCGCGGGACTGGTTTAAAACCAAACTTGGCCTGAATGGCATGACCGGTGACGGCGGATTTGTGCTGAGCAACGAATTAAGCGACTTCAATGAAGAAAAGGCGCAGAGAACACACATCACAGAAGGAGCCAACAGGACTGCCAGATTTGTATATCCCTATAAGATGTTGTCAGCTTGCCGTGATGAAATTGCTTTTAATTATTGCAGCGGGGTAAATTTCTATGCGAAGTTTGAGCAAGTGAAAGTGATGCAGCCCAGTACAGATTGGTACGTGATTCACGCTGGTTTGCTGGATATATTTACACTCGCAATTAAGAAGGATTTTGAAAAGAAATTGCAAAATCCCGGCGCGGATAATATTCGGACACTTTACGAAGATATGTCTGACCCGGCACTTCTTATTAATTTCGAAAACCCCTTGGCCGACGGACGGCCCGTTGTATATCATGGTCAAAACTGGAACGCAGTTTCTCCTTGGAAGAATGCAAGCATACTGAAAAAGTTCTTCGATTTATTGGTTCAGGGAACGGATGACGATGGTTACAAAAACGGAGAGCCAGACAGTCCTACTTACTTTGTTTTCAAGGTCGAACAGGACTTGATTGTCAAAGTTTTGTGGGCTGCATTTAAAGATTCTCCTGTTGATTGCAGTCTGTATGAATTCCGTGACGCCACCCTGAAAGCCCTGCACGGCATGGGCATGCAGTATGACGGCAAATCCAAAGAACACATTGCCTTCTACGATGCCTGGGCGGCGGTGCTGGGCCTGCCCGATTACGCTTCGACTTTGAAGTATGAGCCTGTTGCAGGCAGCATGGCCTACCCCTGGACGGTCAAGGTGGGTGCCGAAGTGGAGTATCCGCTGTATGAAAGTCAGCGCTTGTTCGAGGTCAGCAAGAGTCCCAAGTTTAACCCCAATGAATTTCCCGTCCACCAGTTTGTCAGCAATGCTGCGCCGGATCTGGCCACATCGATGGTATACGGGCTGGTCAATTTGGAACCCGGGCAGACCTATTACATCCATTCCCGGCTGAGCAATGCGGGTGATCCACGCGATGGCTGTGCGGTGACGCCCGATCCTGCATTTTGTGAGTCATTGAAAGCCAAGAAGAAATGGGCTTATCCATATGAGTTCATCACCGACAAAGTCGCTATGGTTTCCAATGTGACCCCGCTTGAAGGGGAGCAAATACCTGCCTGGGATAGCCCGTTAAGCTGGGTGGGGGTACCCGGGGCACGCGGTGGCGCGCTCAATATCACCGACAATGCGTTGACCATGTCCAGCCACATCTTTCCCATTGAATCGTTTTACGATGCCGACCAAACCGCGGCAGTTATCCAGGCTTCCGTTGCGCTTTCCAAAGAGAAAAAGTATACGCATAGCATCGCCCCGTACCAGAAGCTGGGTTCAGAATGGGCGGTGCATGTGTTACCCAATGGCAGCTTGCTGTCCTTCACCGATGCTGAAATAGAGGCCTTTCCTTATTTATATGGCCCCTGGACGCCAGAAGTGATGTTCGAAACGGATTTGCCCAAGATCGTACCGGGCGCGGTGCCCGCCAACGGTGAGCACATATCCCTGCTGGCGCCGCCCTTTACGCTCACGGCCGACAAGATCGACCGGGCTGACGAGTACCAGTTTGAATACAAGGAACCTTACCACAAACAGGCTGCCATGCCCGAGCCTGCGTTTGGCTTTTTGATCAGTAATGTCCCGGCCATCACGGATTTACAGGAGATCAAATGGGCCTTTACGCCCGTCAGGAAAGCAGATACCCTCTTCATCCCCCAGGACGAAATGGGTGCCACCGAATGGCGCAGCTTTGTGGCTGATATGAGTTTGGTGCCTAAACCGGTGATTACTTCGAATATCTGTTTCAACATTGGAGATGGTGTTACAATTAAATGGGAGAAAGTCGAGTTTGCTACCCATTACCATTATGTGCTTAAAGAGCACGGTACAGGCATCATCATAGCCGAAGCGACCACCGACCAGCTCACCACCCCGACCATCGCCAACGCCAGTAACTACCCTGCTCCGGGCAAATACGTCTTTGAGGTCAGCGCGGGTTATAAGAATTCAAACGGTCAGTTCTTTTTTGGGCCCAAGGCATCACTTGCTTACGGGGTGCGGCCACCTGCACCTACGGCGATGGTACCCGACGCCAACAATAATGTGCCACTTGGTCCAGACAATGCCATTACCTTTAAATGGCAGCCAGGCGCCGACCCAAACCTGACAGGGAATCACACGTTCAGGCTTTTCAAGGAAGTGGGCAATGGTGTTGAAGGCATCGATGGCTTTGCACCGGCTACTATTTTGGGCAACCAGATCACCGTGCCTGGACTGGAATTCAATACCAACTATATCTGGGAGATCAATAATCTTTCAACAAAATCGAGTTGCCCGTCTGTCTTCAATGGAGCCAACTTTAGAACCGAGGATGACCCCGAAGAATTTGACCTGGGTTTTACCGTCATGGTAGAAGACCATAAAACCAGTACCGGCACTGACATTGTTGGTACCAGCCTGACCTACAAAGTGAAAGTGACACGCCCCGACGGTACCGTTGATTTTCTGGCAACAGACCGTTATTCGAATGCCGATTCATGGCTTCAGGTCGGTTTTACGCCAGGAGAACCCATTCTCTTCAACGGGGATCCGAATGGCCAGTTGACTGACCAGACCGGGGACTACATCATCGAGCTGGAAATCCTAACCGTTTGCGATAACTGCTCCGAACCGGCAGGAAAGCCTGAAATCACTATCATTGGCAAGGAATACAAGAAAAAGGTTAGCGAAAGTGATTGGACTTTAAATGAAGAATTCTTTCCAATCCCACAGGTCCAAACCTTCCCCGGGCGTGTGGTCGGTACTAAAAAGACACTGGTATTCCATTATGAACTTCCTTAA
- a CDS encoding tail fiber domain-containing protein, with translation MKKILLLLKCRAAQWLQMQKWFLTWQRSSFQSNSGLIFCRPVFLGLFLLIATNLQAQAPQQFNFQGVARDITGKSIINTTVKLRVTIRKTDPAGASVFQETHDVQTNGAGIFNVAVGSAGGTLAAVDWKSDSYFMQVELDVAGGSDFTDLGATQLLSVPFALSAAEANRLINDDPIVQTGVKDGGAILPSVGNVPKMIWYPRKSAFRAGLSPSWEEALIGEYSFASGWDTEASGRASVAMGNGAKANADNSTAFGTIAKASAGGSIALGVSCEAKGYNSVSIGPNSETNGGYSIAMGFSALTTGNYSVAIGDNTITKARGAVALGSFNTAGDNPDPNVRQPTDRLFQIGRGTAANDRLNAMTILRNGNTGIGSTVLTPEYLLDIGGRPRIRHNGQTAGIHFNTSNNDPDGFVGMKTNDEVGFYLGSWNFWVNRQGNGYLGGNIIQTSDQRLKTNVTSIHHSLSKVIGLQAHHYNWKDATRDQSLQTGLIAQEVEKLFPELVTTDKEGFKAVNYIGLIPHLIESVKELKDQNEEIAVLRKQVAELSNFSKRFEAMEASLKKDANATHATSK, from the coding sequence ATGAAAAAGATACTTCTACTTTTAAAATGCCGGGCAGCTCAGTGGCTGCAAATGCAGAAATGGTTTTTGACTTGGCAGCGGAGTTCTTTCCAATCGAACTCAGGGCTAATATTTTGTCGTCCCGTTTTTCTGGGTTTATTTTTACTTATTGCTACCAATCTCCAAGCGCAAGCACCTCAACAATTTAATTTTCAAGGCGTTGCAAGAGACATCACTGGAAAGTCAATTATAAACACAACCGTAAAACTTAGGGTGACCATTCGCAAAACTGACCCAGCCGGTGCCAGCGTGTTTCAGGAAACACACGATGTACAAACTAATGGAGCTGGAATATTTAATGTGGCAGTGGGTAGTGCTGGCGGAACATTGGCAGCAGTTGACTGGAAGTCGGACAGTTACTTTATGCAGGTCGAACTTGATGTCGCTGGTGGGAGTGATTTTACTGATTTGGGTGCGACTCAATTACTGAGTGTACCATTCGCACTCAGCGCTGCCGAAGCCAATCGACTGATAAACGACGATCCAATTGTTCAAACGGGTGTGAAAGACGGTGGAGCTATTTTACCCAGTGTTGGCAATGTACCCAAAATGATTTGGTATCCGCGAAAATCCGCTTTTAGAGCCGGATTATCACCTTCGTGGGAAGAAGCATTGATAGGAGAATATTCGTTCGCATCTGGGTGGGACACTGAGGCATCAGGGCGAGCGTCGGTAGCCATGGGTAACGGAGCAAAGGCAAATGCTGACAATTCGACGGCGTTTGGAACGATTGCAAAGGCATCAGCGGGCGGATCAATTGCTCTCGGAGTTAGTTGTGAGGCGAAAGGATACAATTCCGTTTCCATAGGACCCAATTCGGAAACAAATGGAGGTTATTCCATTGCTATGGGCTTTTCAGCTTTAACAACAGGTAATTACTCAGTCGCAATCGGTGATAATACAATCACGAAGGCAAGAGGAGCAGTTGCTTTGGGAAGTTTCAATACAGCTGGTGATAACCCTGATCCCAATGTTCGGCAACCAACCGACAGGCTTTTTCAAATAGGGCGAGGTACAGCTGCTAATGATCGCTTGAATGCAATGACAATTCTTCGAAATGGAAACACCGGCATCGGAAGCACAGTTTTAACCCCAGAGTATCTATTAGACATTGGCGGTCGTCCACGAATCCGTCATAATGGACAAACAGCCGGGATTCACTTCAATACTTCAAATAATGATCCCGATGGGTTTGTGGGAATGAAAACGAACGACGAAGTTGGCTTTTACCTAGGCAGTTGGAACTTCTGGGTGAACAGACAAGGAAACGGTTACCTTGGTGGCAACATCATTCAAACCTCAGATCAGCGACTAAAAACTAACGTTACCTCTATTCATCATAGTCTCTCCAAAGTCATCGGCTTGCAGGCACATCACTACAACTGGAAAGATGCAACCCGCGATCAAAGCCTTCAAACCGGCCTCATTGCCCAGGAAGTAGAAAAACTGTTTCCTGAGTTGGTTACCACAGACAAGGAAGGTTTCAAAGCCGTCAACTACATTGGTTTGATACCACACCTGATCGAGTCTGTGAAAGAACTTAAAGATCAGAATGAAGAGATCGCCGTGCTGCGTAAACAGGTTGCCGAGTTGTCGAACTTTAGCAAAAGGTTCGAAGCTATGGAAGCCAGTCTCAAAAAGGATGCCAATGCAACACACGCCACTTCAAAATAA
- a CDS encoding T9SS type A sorting domain-containing protein produces MKKLLLMFMSMLVAPSSHGQSISPAGIYGAANSSSAGGIAVSWVLGTMTPQALSALPVKLIHFAGTLTSTGNAQLDWETAEEYDNAGFEVQKSLDGKKFEALGWVDGGGDSKSKKAYQFVDTSLETTSYYRLRQVDFDGRFSLSRIVSVIPEKERLERLVAFPNPTTDSRIQIQLPFKTKILSLFDINGHLLHQFTNPKTEHTILLPAKGIYILGIETAVGDKAIKVNYN; encoded by the coding sequence ATGAAAAAGCTATTGCTAATGTTCATGAGCATGTTGGTTGCGCCTAGTTCCCACGGCCAATCGATTTCTCCGGCCGGTATTTATGGCGCTGCCAACAGTTCTTCGGCGGGTGGCATTGCGGTTTCCTGGGTATTAGGAACAATGACACCACAAGCACTGTCGGCATTACCAGTAAAACTGATACATTTTGCTGGTACCCTTACTAGCACGGGGAATGCACAATTAGACTGGGAAACTGCGGAGGAATACGACAATGCAGGATTTGAGGTGCAGAAATCGCTTGACGGGAAAAAATTCGAAGCCCTTGGCTGGGTTGACGGAGGAGGTGATAGCAAATCAAAAAAGGCCTATCAGTTTGTCGATACCAGCCTGGAAACAACCAGCTATTACAGACTTCGCCAGGTTGACTTTGATGGCAGGTTTTCACTCAGCAGGATCGTGTCAGTTATTCCTGAAAAAGAGAGACTCGAAAGGCTTGTCGCATTTCCTAACCCAACAACCGATAGCCGCATTCAAATTCAACTGCCCTTTAAAACCAAAATACTTTCCCTTTTTGATATTAATGGACATTTGCTGCACCAGTTTACCAACCCCAAAACCGAACATACTATACTTCTCCCTGCAAAAGGAATATATATTTTGGGAATTGAAACTGCAGTGGGAGACAAAGCCATAAAAGTTAACTACAACTAA